From bacterium BMS3Abin02, the proteins below share one genomic window:
- the pspA_2 gene encoding phosphoserine phosphatase 1: MATFLLVRHGEAEGNLDHRFIGQSDAPLSPVGRRQAAAVSARLARMPIDRIISSDLCRAVDTVLPAANELGLTIDQDPRFREIDNGRWKGLLATEIAERWPELWARYTSGEDVPRPGGETWADVRHRVVDALADIAADSPDNSLVVVSAHGGPTLALASWACGLRPKGNLYQVPLMPPWNASITIIRAPNPHLIAFNDVGHLPLELQHSPHLGFLRS, encoded by the coding sequence GTGGCCACCTTCCTCCTCGTGCGGCATGGAGAAGCGGAGGGCAATCTCGATCATCGTTTCATCGGCCAGTCGGATGCCCCACTCTCGCCTGTCGGGCGACGCCAGGCCGCGGCCGTCTCGGCGAGACTGGCACGCATGCCCATCGACAGGATCATCTCGAGCGATCTGTGTCGAGCCGTCGACACGGTGCTGCCCGCAGCGAACGAACTCGGTCTGACGATCGACCAGGACCCGCGATTCCGGGAGATCGACAATGGAAGATGGAAAGGGCTCCTCGCCACCGAGATAGCCGAACGATGGCCGGAGCTGTGGGCTCGCTACACGAGTGGTGAGGACGTGCCTCGGCCCGGCGGTGAGACCTGGGCCGACGTACGCCACCGAGTCGTCGATGCGCTGGCCGATATCGCCGCCGACAGCCCGGACAACAGTCTCGTGGTGGTCTCGGCTCACGGAGGCCCCACTCTGGCGCTGGCATCGTGGGCGTGCGGCCTCCGTCCGAAAGGCAACCTCTACCAGGTTCCCTTGATGCCGCCGTGGAACGCTTCGATCACCATCATCCGGGCGCCGAACCCGCACCTCATCGCCTTCAACGACGTCGGCCACCTTCCACTCGAGCTGCAGCATTCGCCACATCTGGGGTTTCTGCGGAGCTGA
- a CDS encoding potassium transport protein Kup — protein sequence MATDQHDKPQTPRYVAMLSLAALGVVYGDIGTSPLYAMRESFLAHEGILVVEENILGVLSLIFWSLMIVISLKYLAFVMRAENNGEGGILALTALIVPRHQRHLRHSRRVLILIGLFGTALLYGDGMITPAISVLSAVEGLGVATPLLEPYVIPIAIGILIALFMIQRHGTGTVGSVFGPVMIIWFSTLALLGIMHIAQNPSVLAALSPVHAARFFLNNKLQGFLALGSIFLVVTGSEALYADMGHFGKRPIQLAWFGLVLPSLVLNYFGQGALLLADPGAIDSPFYRMAPSWALWPLLVLATAATIIASQALISGAFSLTMQAVQLGYLSRVRILHTSEKEVGQIYIPAINWTLMVACVGLVLGFRSSSGLAAAYGVAVATTMVITTMLFFVVTRERWKWSMPAAVSLSAAFLIIDLSYFGANLFKVPDGGWFPLVIGVIVFAIMTTWKRGREILAARLRHGELPIERFIASIATHPPTRVPGTAVYLSSRPGATPPAMLVNFRHNEVLHETVVILSITTSDVPRVTPARRANVWDLGDGFFQVVLSYGFMEEPNVPEALANIVHPGFGIRPEHTTYVLGRETILATEREGMAMWRERLFALMSRNATSAARFFHLPTDQCLEIGMQVEI from the coding sequence ATGGCCACAGACCAGCACGACAAGCCGCAGACTCCCCGCTACGTGGCGATGCTGTCGCTCGCGGCACTCGGAGTCGTCTACGGCGACATCGGGACCAGCCCCCTCTACGCGATGCGTGAGTCCTTCCTGGCGCACGAGGGAATCCTGGTGGTCGAGGAGAACATCCTCGGTGTTCTCTCGCTGATCTTCTGGTCGTTGATGATCGTGATCTCCCTCAAGTACCTCGCGTTCGTCATGCGCGCCGAGAACAACGGTGAAGGCGGCATCCTCGCCCTCACCGCACTGATCGTTCCCAGGCATCAGCGGCATCTGCGCCACAGTCGGCGGGTGCTGATCCTCATCGGGCTCTTTGGAACCGCTCTGCTCTACGGAGACGGCATGATCACACCGGCCATCTCGGTGCTGAGCGCCGTTGAGGGCCTCGGGGTGGCAACCCCGCTCCTCGAGCCGTACGTCATCCCGATCGCCATCGGCATCCTCATCGCACTGTTCATGATCCAGCGCCACGGGACTGGAACGGTTGGCTCGGTTTTCGGGCCGGTCATGATCATCTGGTTCTCCACCCTCGCTCTCCTCGGCATCATGCACATCGCCCAGAATCCCAGCGTGCTCGCCGCGCTCAGCCCCGTACACGCAGCCAGGTTCTTCCTCAACAACAAGCTGCAGGGGTTCCTTGCACTTGGGTCGATCTTTCTCGTCGTCACGGGAAGCGAAGCGCTCTACGCGGACATGGGACACTTCGGAAAACGACCTATCCAGCTCGCATGGTTCGGACTCGTCCTCCCCTCGCTGGTGCTCAACTACTTTGGCCAGGGCGCCCTGCTCCTCGCAGATCCCGGGGCAATCGACAGCCCGTTCTATCGCATGGCACCCTCGTGGGCACTGTGGCCGCTCCTGGTCCTTGCAACGGCTGCGACGATCATCGCCTCACAGGCACTGATCTCGGGGGCGTTCTCGCTGACGATGCAGGCAGTCCAGCTCGGCTACCTGTCCCGAGTCCGCATCCTGCACACGTCGGAGAAGGAAGTCGGGCAGATCTACATCCCCGCCATCAACTGGACGTTGATGGTCGCCTGTGTCGGTCTCGTGCTCGGCTTCCGATCGTCGAGTGGGCTCGCCGCCGCCTACGGTGTCGCGGTCGCCACCACCATGGTCATCACGACCATGCTCTTCTTCGTCGTGACCAGGGAGCGCTGGAAATGGTCGATGCCGGCGGCCGTCTCCCTCTCTGCCGCCTTCTTGATCATCGATCTCTCCTACTTCGGCGCGAACCTCTTCAAGGTCCCGGACGGCGGCTGGTTCCCGCTCGTGATCGGGGTCATCGTGTTCGCGATCATGACGACCTGGAAACGGGGACGGGAGATCCTGGCAGCCCGTCTTCGTCACGGAGAGCTGCCGATCGAACGTTTCATCGCTTCGATCGCGACGCACCCGCCCACCCGGGTTCCCGGCACCGCCGTCTACCTCTCCTCGAGACCCGGAGCTACGCCACCGGCGATGCTGGTCAACTTCCGGCACAACGAAGTGCTCCACGAGACGGTCGTGATCCTGTCCATCACGACGAGTGACGTGCCACGCGTCACGCCCGCCCGGCGAGCGAACGTGTGGGATCTGGGTGACGGCTTCTTCCAGGTGGTTCTCTCGTACGGGTTCATGGAAGAACCGAATGTGCCGGAAGCTCTCGCCAACATCGTGCACCCCGGATTCGGCATCCGGCCGGAGCACACCACCTACGTACTCGGTCGCGAAACCATCCTGGCGACCGAGCGTGAAGGGATGGCCATGTGGCGTGAACGGCTCTTCGCCCTCATGTCACGCAATGCCACAAGTGCCGCCCGCTTCTTCCATCTGCCGACCGACCAGTGCCTCGAGATCGGGATGCAGGTCGAGATCTGA